The following coding sequences lie in one Phycicoccus duodecadis genomic window:
- a CDS encoding FtsK/SpoIIIE domain-containing protein, translating into MELRLTVHVPRRRPRPAEVIVSARPGATVADLRRALGEWLAMPVPGLVTGGVAVADSALVGMPPLLDGASVAVVPPGGDGGAGGAGARPRPLLELVTVGGPDAGRTWPLEAPGVVVGRAPDDGFRLADPSLSRRHARVTVDAGGLGVEDLGSTNGVLVDGRRAEGRVALDTSSVVVIGSTTLRVRRAPGARVALVHLGDGTALVTPSLAAPGPVAGADVEVPPSPADPPAPRLPWVAALVPLPVLAVMAYFLGPQLLAFAVLGPLAVLATHAVERRRARAERAAGSRRHTEATAAARARAAAVLDAERAARHRAHPDAAVVLARAESTLPGVWSGAAGRTLRAGLGDVPAHTRWVEAGVGTPLTAAAVPVVVDLGEHPGVGVVAPRDVAGPVLSWLVAQLLVGMPPSRLGLRGPATEGEGTPGWLSLVPHHGPGPGGLLVEPDLTSEGVERVQQHVAAGGVALVAATDRERLPDACRCVLEPVGGGRWVLRTDTTARAFVADGVGATWCDRLGRALAPLRETGGTGATLPRRVESADVGEAPGDPAGVLRRWEEDDGPRAVVGVGADGPFVVDLERDGPHVLVGGTTGSGKSEFLRTLVTGLALGSPPDRLTLLLVDFKGGSAFGPCTSLPHVVGVVTDLDAHLAERALRSLDAELRRRERLLATAGTSDLDAYRRRPGVEPLPRLVVVVDELRTLVDELPDLVRGLVRLAAQGRSLGIHLVLATQRPSGSLTPEIQANVNLRIAFRVRDRADSVSIVESDRAADLPADTPGRALARGGDGRLAEFQVALTRPAAGSGPAVTVRARHPEPSGEEGSGSALEGHDEPPSERSTEIAAVVDLVHRAHALTGHPHPRRPWLPALPPEVPQADVPPGTVALADVPADQCRRPLTFDLEVPLWRLVGGARTGRTTTLRALALAAAGAQPPGRLHLHAVAGTEFGHLSALPHTGTVVRHDDVAGVRALVEHLASWVRGHTSAGRRAEDGVPAVVLLVDGWERLAALDDPRDPSPLSEELLAVVRDGVAVGLVTAVTGGRELLRPRWALGGRTLLLGPTDPLDLALLGLPPAAGLSAPPPGRGLSADEGHEIQVVHARDDDVTRVAAATTRARPGPRPWRYRPLPSSVTRDQATERAPGGGPARGLRGEGGSRRALLVGVGGPEAGPWCWCPGRDGRRLLVAGRPGSGRSTALRVLARSARDAGRAVVLLVADRADPQADDVGLRVGPQDVDALVALRREHPGLVVLVDDADRLGDEPVLPVLAEIADLVDRDDGALVVATSSVALRTRFRGLDVDVARHGTGLLLAPQPADGELLGAPRLRAPAAGPPGRGVWVDPRGVSAVQLLSA; encoded by the coding sequence ATGGAGCTGCGCCTGACCGTCCACGTGCCACGGCGCCGGCCGCGGCCGGCCGAGGTCATCGTCTCGGCCCGCCCGGGGGCGACCGTGGCCGACCTGCGGCGGGCACTGGGCGAGTGGCTCGCGATGCCGGTCCCGGGGCTGGTCACGGGCGGGGTCGCGGTGGCGGACTCGGCCCTGGTGGGGATGCCGCCGCTGCTCGACGGCGCCTCGGTGGCCGTGGTGCCACCGGGCGGGGACGGGGGTGCGGGCGGTGCAGGGGCCCGGCCGCGCCCCCTCCTCGAGCTCGTCACCGTCGGGGGGCCGGATGCCGGGCGCACCTGGCCGCTCGAGGCGCCGGGCGTCGTGGTGGGGCGGGCGCCCGACGACGGCTTCCGGCTCGCCGACCCCTCGCTCAGCCGGCGGCACGCGCGGGTCACGGTCGACGCGGGCGGTCTGGGCGTCGAGGACCTCGGCTCCACCAACGGCGTGCTCGTCGACGGCCGGCGTGCGGAGGGTCGAGTGGCCCTCGACACCTCGTCCGTGGTCGTCATCGGCTCCACCACGCTGCGGGTGCGCCGTGCTCCGGGGGCGCGCGTAGCGCTGGTGCACCTCGGCGACGGCACCGCGCTGGTCACGCCGAGCCTGGCCGCTCCCGGGCCGGTGGCCGGCGCGGACGTCGAGGTACCCCCTTCCCCGGCCGACCCTCCCGCTCCGCGCCTGCCCTGGGTCGCCGCTCTGGTGCCGCTCCCGGTCCTGGCCGTCATGGCGTACTTCCTCGGGCCGCAGCTGCTCGCGTTCGCGGTGCTCGGGCCGCTCGCCGTGCTGGCCACGCACGCGGTCGAGCGGCGGCGGGCCCGGGCCGAGCGCGCGGCCGGGTCCCGGCGGCACACCGAGGCGACCGCGGCGGCCCGGGCGCGGGCGGCCGCGGTGCTCGACGCCGAACGGGCGGCCCGGCACCGCGCGCATCCCGACGCCGCGGTGGTCCTGGCGCGCGCCGAGTCGACACTGCCGGGGGTGTGGTCCGGCGCGGCCGGGCGCACCCTCCGCGCCGGTCTGGGCGACGTGCCGGCGCACACCCGCTGGGTCGAGGCCGGGGTCGGCACACCGCTCACCGCGGCGGCGGTCCCGGTCGTCGTCGACCTGGGCGAGCATCCCGGCGTGGGGGTCGTCGCCCCCCGTGACGTGGCCGGCCCCGTCCTGTCGTGGCTGGTCGCCCAGCTCCTCGTCGGGATGCCGCCGTCGCGGCTCGGGCTGCGGGGCCCGGCGACCGAGGGCGAGGGCACCCCGGGATGGCTCAGCCTGGTGCCGCACCACGGGCCCGGGCCCGGCGGCCTGCTCGTCGAGCCGGACCTCACGAGCGAGGGGGTCGAGCGCGTCCAGCAGCACGTGGCGGCGGGCGGGGTCGCCCTCGTGGCGGCCACCGACCGCGAGCGCCTGCCGGACGCCTGCCGTTGCGTCCTCGAGCCGGTGGGCGGGGGGCGGTGGGTGCTGCGGACCGACACCACCGCGCGGGCGTTCGTGGCCGACGGGGTGGGCGCCACCTGGTGCGACCGCCTGGGCCGGGCCCTGGCCCCGCTGCGCGAGACCGGCGGCACCGGGGCGACGCTGCCTCGGCGGGTCGAGTCGGCCGACGTCGGCGAGGCGCCGGGTGACCCGGCCGGGGTGCTGCGCCGCTGGGAGGAGGACGACGGCCCGCGGGCCGTGGTCGGGGTCGGCGCGGACGGGCCCTTCGTCGTCGACCTCGAGCGTGACGGGCCCCATGTCCTGGTCGGCGGCACCACCGGGTCGGGGAAGTCCGAGTTCCTCCGCACCCTCGTCACGGGGCTGGCCCTGGGCTCGCCCCCCGACCGCCTGACGCTGCTGCTGGTCGACTTCAAGGGCGGGTCCGCTTTCGGGCCGTGCACCTCGCTCCCCCACGTCGTCGGCGTCGTCACCGACCTCGACGCCCACCTGGCGGAGCGCGCGCTGCGGTCGCTGGATGCCGAGCTCCGTCGCCGCGAGCGCCTGCTCGCCACGGCCGGGACGAGCGACCTCGACGCCTACCGGCGGCGGCCGGGCGTCGAGCCCCTTCCCCGTCTCGTCGTGGTCGTCGACGAGCTCCGGACGCTGGTCGACGAGCTCCCCGACCTGGTCCGGGGCCTGGTGCGGCTGGCCGCGCAGGGCCGCTCCCTGGGGATCCACCTGGTCCTGGCGACCCAGCGGCCGTCGGGCAGCCTCACCCCGGAGATCCAGGCCAACGTCAACCTGCGCATCGCGTTCCGGGTCCGCGACCGCGCCGACTCGGTGAGCATCGTCGAGTCCGACCGGGCCGCCGACCTCCCGGCCGACACCCCGGGCCGGGCGCTGGCGCGCGGCGGCGACGGCCGGCTCGCCGAGTTCCAGGTGGCACTGACCCGGCCGGCCGCGGGGTCGGGCCCGGCGGTCACGGTGCGGGCCCGGCACCCGGAGCCGTCCGGCGAGGAGGGGTCCGGGTCCGCCCTCGAAGGGCACGACGAGCCGCCCTCCGAGCGCTCCACCGAGATCGCCGCGGTCGTCGACCTCGTGCACCGGGCCCACGCCCTCACCGGGCACCCGCACCCGCGCCGGCCGTGGCTGCCCGCACTGCCACCCGAGGTCCCCCAGGCGGACGTCCCACCCGGGACGGTCGCCCTCGCCGACGTCCCCGCCGACCAGTGCCGCCGACCGCTGACCTTCGACCTCGAGGTGCCGTTGTGGCGGCTGGTGGGCGGCGCTCGCACCGGGCGCACCACCACCCTGCGGGCCCTGGCCCTGGCCGCCGCCGGGGCCCAGCCACCGGGCCGGCTCCACCTGCACGCCGTCGCCGGTACCGAGTTCGGGCACCTGTCCGCGCTCCCGCACACCGGCACGGTGGTGCGTCACGACGACGTGGCCGGTGTCCGGGCCCTCGTCGAGCACCTGGCCTCCTGGGTGCGCGGGCACACGTCGGCAGGTCGCCGCGCCGAGGACGGCGTGCCCGCCGTCGTGCTGTTGGTCGACGGCTGGGAGCGCCTGGCCGCCCTCGACGACCCCCGCGACCCCTCGCCCCTGTCCGAGGAGCTGCTGGCCGTCGTCCGCGACGGCGTCGCGGTGGGCCTGGTCACCGCGGTCACGGGCGGGCGTGAGCTCCTGCGCCCCCGATGGGCCCTGGGCGGGCGCACCCTGCTGCTCGGCCCCACCGATCCCCTCGACCTGGCCCTGCTGGGCCTTCCCCCGGCCGCGGGGCTGAGCGCTCCGCCCCCGGGGCGGGGCCTCTCGGCCGACGAGGGTCACGAGATCCAGGTGGTCCACGCCCGGGACGACGACGTCACCCGGGTGGCCGCCGCTACGACGCGCGCCCGGCCGGGTCCGCGCCCCTGGCGCTACCGCCCCCTCCCGTCCTCGGTCACCCGCGACCAGGCCACGGAGCGTGCGCCGGGCGGCGGGCCGGCTCGCGGGCTGCGGGGTGAGGGTGGGTCGCGGCGCGCGCTGCTGGTCGGCGTCGGCGGCCCGGAGGCCGGCCCGTGGTGCTGGTGCCCCGGGCGTGACGGCCGCCGGCTGCTGGTGGCCGGTCGCCCGGGGTCGGGTCGCTCGACCGCTTTGCGGGTGCTGGCGCGCTCCGCCCGCGACGCGGGGCGGGCCGTGGTGCTCCTCGTGGCCGACCGGGCCGATCCGCAGGCCGACGACGTGGGTCTGCGGGTCGGGCCGCAGGACGTCGACGCGCTGGTGGCGCTTCGCCGCGAGCATCCGGGGCTGGTGGTCCTGGTCGACGACGCCGACCGGCTGGGCGACGAGCCCGTGCTGCCGGTGCTGGCCGAGATCGCCGACCTGGTCGACCGCGACGACGGCGCGCTCGTGGTGGCCACCAGCAGCGTCGCGCTGCGCACGCGGTTCCGCGGCCTCGACGTCGACGTCGCACGGCACGGCACCGGGCTGCTCCTGGCGCCCCAGCCCGCCGACGGCGAGCTGCTGGGCGCCCCTCGCCTGCGCGCACCGGCCGCAGGGCCGCCGGGCCGCGGGGTCTGGGTCGACCCGAGGGGGGTGAGCGCGGTGCAGCTCCTGAGCGCCTGA
- a CDS encoding sensor histidine kinase, producing the protein MSTLAGMLRSTTDLEPAESEWLHLLVGDWQMVADLSFADLVLWVRGGMDGWRAVAHVRPNTGPMVFYDDIVGRGSTRARAAMLDAAAKEQRLVASPVPAIREDMSIREDAVPVVTAGRVVAVVTRHSNLTGGRTPSRLELTYRDLADALLQMVATGEFPSPSAPTGLRRGAPRVGDGVIHLDPDGVVRYASPNAVSAIHRMGHLGDVVGETLAKVVADRVALSDRQVDESLAVVVMGRAAWRTEVETDSATVTLRAIPLTSQGVRTGAMLLLRDVSELRRREQELLTKDATIREIHHRVKNNLQTVAALLRLQARRVPEENARAALDEAVRRVATIALVHETLSTGYDETVSFDEIAVRGLRAVIEVATREHRVEPRFEGSFGRVRAEDATALAMVISELVQNAVEHGLADRDGSVVVTVDRRPADGGDDLTVTVTDDGAGLPAGFRPGLAGLGTKIVTAFVQDLRGRIRWENRTPHGTKVEFVAKLRPLGR; encoded by the coding sequence GTGAGCACGCTCGCCGGGATGTTGCGCAGCACCACCGACCTCGAACCGGCGGAGTCGGAGTGGCTGCACCTGCTCGTGGGCGACTGGCAGATGGTGGCAGACCTGTCCTTCGCCGACCTCGTCCTGTGGGTACGCGGGGGGATGGACGGCTGGCGGGCGGTCGCCCACGTGCGCCCCAACACCGGCCCGATGGTGTTCTACGACGACATCGTGGGGCGCGGCTCGACGCGCGCCCGGGCCGCGATGCTGGACGCCGCGGCCAAGGAGCAGCGCCTGGTGGCCTCGCCCGTCCCCGCCATCCGCGAGGACATGTCGATCCGCGAGGACGCCGTCCCCGTGGTGACGGCCGGGCGGGTCGTGGCGGTGGTCACGCGGCACAGCAACCTCACCGGTGGCCGGACCCCCAGCCGGCTCGAGCTCACCTACCGCGACCTGGCCGACGCCCTGCTGCAGATGGTGGCCACGGGCGAGTTCCCCTCGCCGTCGGCCCCGACCGGGCTGCGTCGCGGGGCGCCGCGGGTGGGCGACGGCGTCATCCACCTCGACCCCGACGGCGTGGTGCGCTACGCGAGCCCCAACGCGGTCTCGGCCATCCACCGGATGGGCCACCTCGGCGACGTGGTCGGCGAGACCCTGGCCAAGGTGGTGGCCGACCGGGTGGCGCTCTCGGACCGGCAGGTCGACGAGTCGCTGGCCGTCGTGGTCATGGGGCGGGCCGCCTGGCGCACCGAGGTCGAGACCGACTCGGCCACGGTCACCCTGCGCGCCATCCCGTTGACCAGCCAGGGGGTGCGCACCGGCGCGATGCTGTTGCTGCGCGACGTCAGCGAGCTGCGCCGGCGCGAGCAGGAGCTGCTGACCAAGGACGCGACCATCCGCGAGATCCACCACCGCGTCAAGAACAACCTCCAGACGGTGGCCGCACTGCTGCGCCTGCAGGCGCGGCGGGTGCCGGAGGAGAACGCGCGGGCCGCGCTCGACGAGGCCGTGCGGCGGGTGGCGACCATCGCCCTCGTGCACGAGACGCTGAGCACGGGCTACGACGAGACCGTGAGCTTCGACGAGATCGCGGTGCGGGGGCTGCGGGCGGTCATCGAGGTGGCCACCCGCGAGCACCGGGTCGAGCCGCGGTTCGAGGGCTCCTTCGGGCGGGTGCGGGCCGAGGACGCCACGGCCCTGGCCATGGTCATCTCCGAGCTGGTGCAGAACGCCGTCGAGCACGGCCTGGCCGACCGCGACGGCTCGGTCGTCGTCACCGTCGACCGCCGCCCCGCGGACGGCGGCGACGACCTCACGGTGACGGTGACCGACGACGGGGCGGGGCTGCCGGCGGGCTTCCGCCCGGGCCTGGCGGGGCTCGGGACCAAGATCGTCACGGCCTTCGTGCAGGACCTGCGCGGTCGCATCCGGTGGGAGAACCGGACGCCGCACGGGACCAAGGTCGAGTTCGTGGCGAAACTGCGGCCGCTGGGCCGCTGA
- a CDS encoding NAD-glutamate dehydrogenase: MSTAPATTRDQVVAPIATAFEELAPDGWGSTFVHRYFRHIPLDELTSRTPDTFAGAAYSHLRLAKDRPPGTANVRVYNPSTETDGWSNPRTIIQVVTDDMPFLVDSVTGALVQAGVDIHLVIHPQLVVTRDAVGHLQKVEDRDITKAFRGGAVGELAESWMLLSIDRESDEERRAEVEATVRGVLEDVRQAVEDWPKMRSRCLVLAAELEGAPPPGVDTDEVALATRFMRWMADNHFTFLGYRDYRLEQTPEGEVIVPVTGSGLGLLRADPPLGREPDVLTPEASAMAHAPDLLVLTKANSKSTVHRVTHLDYVGVKSHDERGQVVGERRFLGLYASTAYTESVLRVPLVAEKVRAVLDRSGLAPDSHTGKDLLEVLESYPRDELFQAGVDQLYETALAVTQLQERRRTKLFLREDDFGRFVSCLVYLPRDRYNTAVRTRMADILKETFGGEEVEFAARVSESALARLQFVVRVPRGRHVRTLDRTEREALERRLVETSRTWSDRLGETLVSTHGEEDGDRLMARFGRAFPTAYEETFTVGQGVADISHLDRLGEDQGTSVALYRPLGGGDDIRRFKLFRVDPLSLTDILPIFSHMGVEVVDEQPFEIQRADGAARHVYDFGLRVPDHSLWDSMPHERLRELFEGAVSAVWDGRAESDGFNRLVLGAQLPWRQVVVLRAVAKYLRQTRATYSQDYLEDALVVHPAIARDLVELWSVRFDPDRFADDEAGRAARAEAEDAAAEAVLEALDEVSSLDHDRIIRAFLGVIRAGLRTNYYQPARDGGDHHPYVSLKLDPRRVPDLPAPRPQFEIFVYSPRVEGVHLRFGPVARGGLRWSDRREDFRTEVLGLVKAQMVKNAVIVPTGSKGGFYPKALPDPALDREAWLEEGKAAYRTFISGLLDITDNRVSGEVVAPQRVVRHDGDDPYLVVAADKGTATFSDIANGVAQSYGFWLDDAFASGGSAGYDHKAMGITARGAWESVKRHFRELGLDTQSEDFTVVGVGDMSGDVFGNGMLLSEHIRLVAAFDHRHVFVDPDPDPATSFAERRRLFDLPRSSWDDYGRSLISEGGGVFPRTLKSVPVSPQMRAALGLADGVTTTTPAELIHAILLAPVDLLWNGGIGTYVKAATEDHLDIGDRANDAIRVDGRELRVRVVGEGGNLGLSQLGRIEAAFHGVRVNTDAIDNSAGVDTSDHEVNIKILLGEVVREGRLTIEERNELLASMTDDVAEHVLRDNYEQNVLLGNARAQEHAMLPVHERFMRWLEERGDLDRGLEFLPSDAELATRQHDGLGLKSPEFSVLVAYAKLALKDDILASAIPDDPYFEATLAQYFPPPIRERYADELPGHPLRREIVTNAVVNSMVNRGGITFAYRAQEEAGGTPEQVTRAFVVCREVFGLADYVRRVEALDTVVPTAAQTALYLEFRRLMDRAVRWFLASRPSVLDIGAEIERFAGVVQELAPRVCELLRGEERDRLERRVGELRAAGVPEDLALDAAALLDRYSLLDIVDISADTGRAPTDVAPLYYLVSERFGIDAMLGKVTRLPRDDRWDALARGALRDDLYAVLESLTRSVLDASEGTGSHDPEELYALWATANEDSIQRAKAALSGIVRLDAPNIAALSVALRTLRSLVRVGASS, from the coding sequence ATGTCGACCGCCCCGGCCACCACCCGCGACCAGGTCGTCGCGCCGATCGCCACCGCGTTCGAGGAGCTGGCGCCGGACGGCTGGGGGTCGACCTTCGTCCACCGCTACTTCCGCCACATCCCGCTCGACGAGCTGACGTCGCGCACGCCCGACACCTTCGCCGGCGCTGCCTACAGCCACCTCCGGCTCGCCAAGGACCGGCCCCCGGGCACCGCCAACGTGCGGGTCTACAACCCCAGCACCGAGACCGACGGCTGGTCGAACCCGCGCACGATCATCCAGGTCGTCACCGACGACATGCCCTTCCTCGTCGACTCCGTCACCGGCGCGCTGGTGCAGGCGGGCGTCGACATCCACCTGGTCATCCACCCGCAGCTGGTCGTCACCCGCGATGCCGTGGGCCACCTGCAGAAGGTCGAGGACCGCGACATCACCAAGGCCTTCCGCGGCGGCGCCGTGGGTGAGCTGGCCGAGTCGTGGATGCTGCTCTCGATCGACCGCGAGAGTGACGAGGAGCGCCGGGCCGAGGTCGAGGCCACCGTGCGCGGCGTGCTCGAGGACGTGCGGCAGGCGGTCGAGGACTGGCCCAAGATGCGCAGCCGCTGCCTGGTGCTGGCCGCCGAGCTCGAGGGGGCGCCGCCACCCGGCGTCGACACCGACGAGGTCGCCCTGGCCACCCGCTTCATGCGCTGGATGGCCGACAACCACTTCACCTTCCTGGGCTACCGCGACTACCGGCTCGAGCAGACTCCCGAGGGCGAGGTCATCGTGCCCGTCACCGGCTCGGGCCTCGGCCTGCTGCGCGCCGACCCGCCGCTCGGGCGCGAGCCCGACGTGCTCACGCCCGAGGCGTCGGCGATGGCGCATGCCCCCGACCTGCTGGTGCTCACCAAGGCCAACTCCAAGTCGACCGTGCACCGGGTCACCCACCTCGACTACGTGGGCGTGAAGTCGCACGACGAGCGCGGGCAGGTGGTGGGCGAGCGCCGCTTCCTCGGCCTCTACGCCAGCACGGCCTACACCGAGTCGGTGCTGCGGGTGCCGCTGGTGGCCGAGAAGGTCCGCGCCGTGCTCGACCGCTCGGGCCTGGCCCCCGACAGCCACACCGGCAAGGACCTGCTCGAGGTGCTCGAGTCCTACCCGCGCGACGAGCTCTTCCAGGCCGGGGTCGACCAGCTCTACGAGACGGCGCTGGCCGTCACCCAGCTGCAGGAGCGCCGGCGCACCAAGCTCTTCCTCCGCGAGGACGACTTCGGCCGCTTCGTCTCGTGCCTGGTCTACCTCCCCCGCGACCGCTACAACACCGCGGTGCGTACCCGGATGGCCGACATCCTCAAGGAGACCTTCGGCGGCGAGGAGGTCGAGTTCGCGGCCCGGGTCAGCGAGTCGGCCCTCGCGCGGCTGCAGTTCGTCGTGCGGGTCCCGCGGGGGCGGCACGTGCGCACGCTCGACCGCACCGAGCGGGAGGCCCTCGAGCGGCGCCTGGTCGAGACCAGCCGCACCTGGAGCGACCGCCTCGGCGAGACCCTGGTCTCCACGCACGGCGAGGAGGACGGCGACCGCCTCATGGCGCGCTTCGGCCGCGCCTTCCCGACCGCGTACGAGGAGACCTTCACCGTCGGGCAGGGCGTGGCCGACATCTCGCACCTCGACCGGCTGGGCGAGGACCAGGGCACCAGCGTCGCCCTCTACCGCCCGCTCGGCGGGGGCGACGACATCCGCCGCTTCAAGCTGTTCCGCGTCGACCCGCTCTCGCTCACCGACATCCTGCCGATCTTCAGCCACATGGGCGTCGAGGTCGTCGACGAGCAGCCGTTCGAGATCCAGCGGGCCGACGGCGCGGCCCGGCACGTCTACGACTTCGGCCTGCGGGTGCCCGACCACTCCCTCTGGGACTCCATGCCGCACGAGCGTCTGCGGGAGCTGTTCGAGGGCGCGGTGTCCGCCGTCTGGGACGGCCGCGCCGAGAGCGACGGCTTCAACCGGCTGGTGCTGGGGGCGCAGCTGCCCTGGCGCCAGGTGGTGGTGCTGCGGGCCGTGGCCAAGTACCTGCGCCAGACCCGCGCCACGTACTCGCAGGACTACCTCGAGGACGCCCTGGTGGTGCACCCCGCGATCGCCCGCGACCTGGTCGAGCTGTGGTCGGTGCGCTTCGACCCCGACCGCTTCGCCGACGACGAGGCCGGCCGGGCCGCCCGCGCGGAGGCCGAGGACGCCGCCGCGGAGGCGGTGCTCGAGGCGCTCGACGAGGTCTCGTCGCTCGACCACGACCGCATCATCCGGGCCTTCCTGGGCGTGATCCGGGCCGGGCTGCGCACGAACTACTACCAGCCCGCCCGCGACGGCGGTGACCACCACCCGTACGTCTCGCTGAAGCTCGACCCGCGCCGGGTGCCCGACCTGCCCGCGCCCCGACCGCAGTTCGAGATCTTCGTCTACAGCCCGCGCGTGGAGGGCGTGCACCTGCGGTTCGGCCCGGTCGCGCGGGGCGGGCTGCGCTGGTCCGACCGCCGCGAGGACTTCCGGACCGAGGTCCTCGGGCTGGTCAAGGCGCAGATGGTCAAGAACGCCGTCATCGTGCCCACCGGCTCCAAGGGCGGCTTCTACCCCAAGGCCCTGCCGGACCCGGCGCTCGACCGCGAGGCCTGGCTCGAGGAGGGCAAGGCGGCCTACCGCACCTTCATCTCGGGGCTGCTCGACATCACCGACAACCGCGTCTCGGGCGAGGTCGTGGCCCCGCAGCGGGTCGTGCGCCACGACGGCGACGACCCGTACCTGGTGGTCGCGGCCGACAAGGGCACCGCCACCTTCTCCGACATCGCCAACGGGGTCGCGCAGTCGTACGGCTTCTGGCTCGACGACGCCTTCGCCTCCGGGGGCTCGGCCGGCTACGACCACAAGGCGATGGGCATCACCGCCCGCGGGGCCTGGGAGTCGGTCAAGCGGCACTTCCGCGAGCTCGGGCTCGACACCCAGTCCGAGGACTTCACCGTGGTCGGCGTCGGTGACATGAGCGGTGACGTCTTCGGCAACGGGATGCTGCTGAGCGAGCACATCCGGTTGGTCGCCGCCTTCGACCACCGGCACGTCTTCGTCGACCCCGACCCCGACCCGGCGACCTCGTTCGCCGAGCGGCGCCGGCTCTTCGACCTGCCGCGCTCGTCGTGGGACGACTACGGCCGCTCCCTGATCAGCGAGGGGGGCGGCGTCTTCCCGCGCACCCTGAAGTCCGTGCCGGTCTCGCCCCAGATGCGTGCCGCTCTCGGGCTGGCCGACGGCGTCACCACCACGACCCCGGCCGAGCTCATCCACGCCATCCTGCTGGCCCCGGTCGACCTGCTCTGGAACGGCGGCATCGGCACCTACGTCAAGGCGGCCACCGAGGACCACCTCGACATCGGAGACCGCGCCAACGACGCCATCCGGGTCGACGGCCGTGAGCTGCGGGTGCGCGTGGTGGGGGAGGGCGGCAACCTCGGGCTCTCGCAGCTCGGGCGCATCGAGGCCGCCTTCCACGGCGTGCGGGTCAACACCGACGCCATCGACAACTCGGCCGGGGTCGACACCTCCGACCACGAGGTCAACATCAAGATCCTGCTGGGCGAGGTCGTGCGCGAGGGCCGGCTGACCATCGAGGAGCGCAACGAGCTGCTGGCCTCGATGACAGACGACGTCGCCGAGCACGTGCTGCGCGACAACTACGAGCAGAACGTGCTGCTCGGCAACGCCCGCGCCCAGGAGCACGCGATGCTCCCGGTGCACGAGCGCTTCATGCGCTGGCTCGAGGAGCGCGGTGACCTCGACCGGGGTCTGGAGTTCCTGCCGAGCGACGCCGAGCTCGCCACCCGCCAGCACGACGGGCTGGGGTTGAAGAGCCCGGAGTTCTCGGTGCTGGTGGCCTACGCCAAGCTCGCGCTCAAGGACGACATCCTGGCCAGCGCCATCCCCGACGACCCCTACTTCGAGGCCACGCTGGCGCAGTACTTCCCGCCGCCGATCCGCGAGCGGTACGCCGACGAGCTGCCGGGCCACCCGCTGCGCCGCGAGATCGTCACCAACGCGGTCGTGAACTCGATGGTCAACCGCGGCGGCATCACCTTCGCCTACCGGGCGCAGGAGGAGGCCGGCGGCACCCCCGAGCAGGTCACCCGCGCCTTCGTCGTGTGCCGCGAGGTGTTCGGGCTGGCCGACTACGTGCGCCGGGTCGAGGCCCTCGACACCGTCGTGCCCACGGCCGCCCAGACCGCGCTCTACCTGGAGTTCCGCCGCCTCATGGACCGCGCCGTGCGCTGGTTCCTGGCGTCGCGGCCGTCGGTGCTCGACATCGGCGCCGAGATCGAGCGGTTCGCGGGTGTGGTGCAGGAGCTCGCGCCGCGGGTCTGCGAGCTGCTGCGCGGCGAGGAGCGCGACCGCCTCGAGCGGCGCGTCGGCGAGCTGCGCGCGGCCGGGGTGCCCGAGGACCTCGCGCTCGACGCCGCCGCCCTGCTCGACCGCTACTCGCTGCTCGACATCGTCGACATCTCGGCCGACACCGGCCGGGCGCCCACGGACGTCGCGCCGCTGTACTACCTGGTCTCCGAGCGGTTCGGGATCGACGCGATGCTCGGCAAGGTCACCCGCCTGCCGCGCGACGACCGGTGGGACGCCCTCGCCCGCGGCGCGCTGCGCGACGACCTCTACGCGGTGCTCGAGTCGCTGACCCGCTCGGTGCTCGACGCCTCCGAGGGGACCGGCTCGCACGACCCCGAGGAGCTGTACGCCCTGTGGGCCACGGCCAACGAGGACAGCATCCAGCGGGCCAAGGCGGCGCTGTCGGGGATCGTCCGGCTCGACGCACCGAACATCGCCGCGCTGTCGGTGGCTCTGCGCACCCTGCGCTCGCTGGTGCGCGTCGGTGCCTCGTCCTGA
- a CDS encoding WhiB family transcriptional regulator — protein sequence MDWRDRAACLDEDPELFFPIGNTGPAIAQIEEAKAVCRRCEVLDTCLKWAIESGQDAGVWGGMSEDERRALKRRNARARRAG from the coding sequence ATGGACTGGCGCGACCGCGCTGCCTGCCTCGACGAGGACCCGGAGCTGTTCTTCCCCATCGGGAACACCGGGCCTGCGATCGCGCAGATCGAGGAGGCCAAGGCCGTCTGCCGTCGGTGTGAGGTCCTCGACACCTGCCTCAAGTGGGCCATCGAGTCCGGCCAGGACGCCGGCGTCTGGGGCGGCATGTCCGAGGACGAGCGCCGGGCGCTCAAGCGCCGCAACGCTCGCGCCCGCCGCGCCGGCTGA